In the Silene latifolia isolate original U9 population chromosome 1, ASM4854445v1, whole genome shotgun sequence genome, CCGTCGCCAATTTAGCGACCAAAAACGGTCGCTAATCgcctgtttattttttttttttttgccagatTCTTCACCCCGTCCCCTTCATTCATTCTATcatcaaccaaaaaaaaaaatcgccaAGAAACCCGACGACCCGACGCCACCACCAACTACAACGACCATCGGACGCCACCACTCGCCGCCGCCATCCGCACACTACATCACCACATCACTACCGaccctttgtttttctttttaataaaggtttgttttcgactcaaatcgatttaattacttcaatccttcatattttgtttaagttgtgatgcttatttagtatctagttgtaatttatacattagtgatgcttattaatgtatgtagttgtaatttaattagcatttttgttaattaatttgagttagggttagaaattagggtttttgttaaattagtaatgtgatttgattaggggatgtaattataggttatcttgataatattagtattattgaaggtagtaacttagttttagtaatattgaagtagtattgttgaaggtagtatagttttatgaaggtagtataatgttaggattgtataaatttgccttataattaaccaaattaagttagaatgagcatgatgtataaatttgttaaattagtaatgtcatttgattaggggattgtataaatttgccttataattttgacaacttgtttaatatataatgacctagtacccgttcaagaattactcattaggagcaattcttgaatagtccccattttgggactgtctttgtacgtttcaagtcacttaggtagtaaacacatagttgtgattttattaatgagaaaagaatttggttgcaattttctccaatgttctctgaatacttatgtggaatatgtatcttttccacattgtgtatttggagaactaaggggaattgctgccgaatttttttctcattaataattcacaaatgtgtgtttgctagtgacttgaaacgtacattgatgggtttaggttagagtgataaggacccaattgaaatcttgaaattagcataaaatggaggatgagataaccattgctttttttgttgaaattaaatattattatttaaaatggttagtttgctatatattgcttatagattaaaatgaagagatctgaacgtagctggatgtacgaagaaagagtagataagaagaaacgtcctatcgctagatttgtaaagggggttcgtggatttattgaatttgctagatgtcaagattcatatgatttggaacaacataaacttaggtgtccttgtactaaatgtaaaaacttaaaatatttatttgacattgaagtagaagagcatcttgttacaaatggtttttttccaaactactacaattggatctcccatggagaaaaatattatcccgaagagcctcaaatccaacaaaatgagaacccatatagagaaatggtacttgatgcctttcagtctaatgatttcattaatgacgacCGTGTACCAATGATTTATGAAGAACAACCAATCCCAAGAGCAAAAGCCTTTTTTGACATGCTAAGTGCTTCCGAAAAAACCTTATATGAGgggagtagaatgacattgttacaagttgcatccaggatagtttctttaaaatgtgagtataatatgccatttaaagccgttgatagtattgctacgttggttgaggatgttatacccgataataatgttatgacccgaaatttctataatactaagaaagtggtcaaaggtcttcaacttccacatgaaaagattgatgcatgtcctaaaggatgtatgcttttttggaaagatgatgctttgcttgacaaatgtaagaaatgtcaaagggatagatatgagacaagtgaaggaaatattgttttgaaggggaagaagggtaataaaaggagtggaaagagaaagaaaccaatatcagaaaacacattaatttattttccattagctcctagacttcaaagaatgtatgccacgaaaaatcttgccaaccaaatgagatggcaaaaagaaaatcctcgtacaccaggaaagatgtgtcatccgagtgacggggaggagtggaagcgttttgataggttatatcccgattttgccaaggaacctcgcaatgtgagacttggcttgtgtacggatgggtttgacccttttggtcgatttggtagaaactactcgtgttggcccgtaatgaccacgccgtacaacttacctccttggctttgtctgaaaagacaatttattttcctctctttacttattcccggtcctgataacccaaaaaaccatctggatgtttatttacaaccgttggtggaggaactgaagtatttgtggaaagttggtgtagaaacatttgatgtgtcgaagaagcaaaatttccaactaagagcttcattgttatggactataaatgattttcccgcatatGGTATGCTATCGGGATGGGCAAATCGGGCGAAAGGCATGTCCTTATTGCATGGATaggagtaaagcattttatcttcctaattccaaaaaaattagttggtttgattgtcatagatgtttcttaccggatggacatattcatagagagaacaagaaatctttcttaaaaggtaaggaGGTGCGTGACAATGCTCCTGGTTCGACTCAAGGGGATGAGAAATGGGAGGTCAGTACGTGATTTGCCAACAACTCGTCGATGGGATCAAGAAGAatttaaagagttgaaaaagaaaaaaaatggttggtttaaaagaagtattttttgggagcttccctactggaaaacaatgttgatcagacacaatttggatgtgatgcacatagagaagaacttctttgagttacttattcatacgattatggatgtaaaaggaaagacacgtgatgatattaattcaagaatagaattgaagaaattttgtgatcgtcctaaacttcatattcgtaaggatggggctaaaccaaaagccatatttactcttgacaaagctcaaagaaaggtattgtgcgattggataggaaacttgaagttttctgatggatatgcatccgatttgagccgttgtgttgatttgaaggaactgaagttgaaagggttgaaaagtcatgattgtcatgttttcatggagcgcttattacccgtggcttttaaaaatttactcccgactacgatttggaatgcgattctgagaaataagtcaattttttagagatttatgttcctccacgatatcggttgaggacatgagtcgtttagaagagcaaataccagaaattttgtgtaaacttgagatgatatttccgccttctttttcaattcgatggagcatctacctatccatttgccatatgaagctaaagttggtggacccgtccaatataggtggatgtatcctttcaaaaggtttcttaatcatttgaagaaaaaattggtaataaagctcgtgtggaaggttctatatgcaatgcctacctaacggaagagattgccaatttttgctctctttattttgaaaaacatattgagaccaaagcaaaatacttgaatattgaTGAAGCGGATGAACTAGACACAAGTATACCCAAGTGTTTCCAAATGCGGGATGAAATAGGGTGTTCATCAATTGGGGAACAAGATTTCTGGATGACAAGGAGTATAACCgtgcccacctttatgtgctatctaattgtgaggttttggagccatatgaagctcaatttgtgacagatttcattaaagaacaccctaatgtgaacagagaggatgtttggcataagcatgaggatcaatttccagcctggtttcggaagcatgtatgtaagctaaatattcaagatgatgtgataagaagcttggctttgggtccttctcgaaaggttgtgacgtggaatcgatattcaattaatgggtttaagtttcaaacatttaactatggcaaaagtaaggctaaatgcaactacggcgttactatttcttctcttgatggcaatgaatattatggcatattagaggatatctttgagttgtgctacaatggccgggatcggagttataaaaccgtcttattcaagaTTCAATGGAGGGATAATTCCGTAGGCTGGAACgagtccatgatcgttacaaactcgtggaagtgaatcatactcgaacctactctcaatatgacccatttatacttgcacaacaagctcatcaagtttattttgcatctcttccgagcacaagtaatgatagacaacaaaagcaatggtgggccgtttttaaaacaaaggcacgatcgaagttgatacatcttttttccaagaagaggttGTATCGAAATAGTTTTGTCCCAGTTGATCATGATGAAATTATTTATGCAAATGAGATAGAAGCGGAGGAGgagttagaagaggaagaagaagagaatgataaggagagggatgtgatagaagagggggaagaagaagaagagaagaagaagaagaagaagaagaagaagaagaagaagaagaagaagaagaagaagaagaagaagaagaagaagaagaagatgatgaggatgatgatgatgatgagtaagagaaggtattgaaagtatacatatcaaaatttggaaacaattattagcgttttattttttcttttatacctgtttattaggttttatttttttgtatcttataataattatcctGTAATATTTGCCAacactttttaatcaattgtagtACACATGGCTCGTGGAGGAGGTAGGCAGCGCGGATGCTATAGTGAGGGAGGTAGTAGCTCCCGAGAGCAGGAGGAGGACGTTGACCGTTCTACTACGGAggtgagtgaggaggaggaggaggaggttggtGTACCCCGACATACTGACGGCAGGATGATCCTTGATCCGAATGGTCTttggtaattttttattcattctattttgtaatttttttatttagtaataaatgactttttttagacatatgttaattatacattattttttattcctatataattatgtttttaacatgtttgatttcaggtttagaagtcaaacagttgttcgtggtgtgactaatagcacccaagagaacatgacacacggcgttacttgttggagtaacgctagtgatgaagataaggagatgtggttcaacaacttccgggtatctatttataaaatatatattattaaatataatttatttattctttttaccttattattaatttgtttctcatctatgtgtttactttttgtagcgtgtgttctattggccaaccgaccttgagcgcctagtttggcaaaggtataatgacattggcaagaagaggctaagggacaacatgtataaggtgtctaagaggaagaaggcgccatctttcatgaaaggtatttagtttcttttaatacccgtaattagttaaaattcattacatattttgaaaatatattaattaataattgttattttattgattaCGGTTCGTCATATGAGGAATATACCAAAATCCGGAACAACAGTCCCGAGTTCAAGGAAGCATCGGCCGGAACAAGATCAACAGAAAGGAGGAGATAAGGACGCCAAGAAGTTGAGCCTACTCATTATGGAGGGTCTCAATCTTTTCATGATCGTGTGGTGTTAGATGTAagttatttgtcttagcttttaatttaatagtcttctaatttaattagtctcattaattatcatgtttgagtaacaatttccttgttttttttccggaagaccaagaagaataagggcaaggtacccacgattgttgatctctttgttgacactcacgcaaagaagacaagcaagggcaagttgatcttcgcgaaggaaaaagatcaacagttatatgtaagtgtcaaaaaataaaaatttcttagctttttaaagtatatgttttatcaatttttagataagtaacctctaaccattaatgttttatcaattttttaggaacaattccttgtccgtaggaagaacaacccggaaattgatgacaatgagctatggtttgatcttgttgaggggttccaaagaggagatgtgtatggagccgggtcggcaaaggagattttctaccctcctacaagaagaaaagggtcaatttcctcccaacaacaaccttataccccaagtatcgtaagtgtgctccaagctcaattagccgccagggagaggcaggatgccgagagggagaggcgggatgccgagagagatgatgaaattcggaggatgaaggaggaaatggaacggatgaactccttcttcgccaattgcaacactgggtggcgcccgcaaccaaaggatcctagagatcctaattatggaggtggtagtggagcgggagcaagttttcctgttatgtagttttttagagaacatg is a window encoding:
- the LOC141657439 gene encoding uncharacterized protein LOC141657439, with the protein product MPRPAVGTRQSKRGRASEPEVGEGSQGPTVPPVPEYPTVVFADFKQREAFVELQKRRMKATRYIDTTILEDLKVETDETFLCLLDLGLLYDAAAKTVQFRLMNTSFILTMDLFATHLGLTRPEKGALMDIPTECGASSYMPYVTVHMARGGGRQRGCYSEGGSSSREQEEDVDRSTTEVSEEEEEEVGVPRHTDGRMILDPNGLWFRSQTVVRGVTNSTQENMTHGVTCWSNASDEDKEMWFNNFRRVFYWPTDLERLVWQRYNDIGKKRLRDNMYKVSKRKKAPSFMKGRQEVEPTHYGGSQSFHDRVVLDTKKNKGKVPTIVDLFVDTHAKKTSKGKLIFAKEKDQQLYEQFLVRRKNNPEIDDNELWFDLVEGFQRGDVYGAGSAKEIFYPPTRRKGSISSQQQPYTPSIVSVLQAQLAARERQDAERERRDAERDDEIRRMKEEMERMNSFFANCNTGWRPQPKDPRDPNYGGGSGAGASFPVM